The window GGGCCAGGACGGGGGCGAAGCAGTGGCCCCAGCGCAGCTCGCCGGGCAGGTAGGAGGTGCGGCACTGCGTGGTCATGGCTGTGGCCTCCACCATGCCTTCCAGGATGGCCACCAGCTCGAAGTCGGCCCGGGCCAGCTGGGCCGGCCCCAGCCCGTAGAAGGGGCTGGTGTCGTCGATCCGGTGCACCACGGTGAGGGGCGAGACCAGGAAGAGGCGGTCGGTGCCGCTGTCGAAGCCCACGTCCACGTCCTGCTGGTCCAGGGGCAGGAACTCGCCCTCGGGGGTCACGCGGGGCTGCGGGCCGgcgatggggcgggggggttagtgATGGGACGGAAGCGGGGagacccaccccccaccccgtcagCTCCCCGTCCTCGGCCACTGGAGCCGTATCCCTGCCCGCTTCGgccccctgaccccactcccctcccagagccagggagagaacccaggcgtcctggctcccagccccccccctcactctaaccactagaccccactgccctcccagagctggcgagagaacccaggcgtcctggctcccagccccctcctgctctaaccactagaccccactcccctcccagagccggggagagaacccaggagtcccggctcccagctccctcccgctccaaccactagaccccactcccctctcagagctggggagagaacccaggagtcctgctcccagccccctcctgctctaaccactagaccccactcccctcctagagccggggagagaacccaggagtcctggctcccagccccctcccgctccaaccactagaccccactcccctcccagagccggggagagaacccaggagtcctggctcccagccccctcccgctccaaccactagaccccactcccctctcagagctggggagagaacccaggagtcctggctcctagccccctcctgctctaaccactagaccccactcccctcccagagctggggagagaacccaggagtccttgctcctagccccctcctgctctaaccactagacctcccctcctttcccctcccctcccagtgccagggagagaacccaggcgtcccggctcccagcccccccccgctctaaccactagaccccactcccctcccagagccggggagagaacccaggcgtcccggctcccagcccccgcccccgctctaaccactaggccccactcccctccccgagccctcgcccccccccccgggcccgcCGGCccccacctgcagcagctgggcgcGGACGTGGGCCTCCACCAGGTGGCTGCGGCGCAGGTTGGCCACGCGCCACATGAGGCAGAGCTTGCCGTCCCGCAGGGCCACCACGGCGCAGCGGCTGAACAGCAGCGTCTGGTTGCGCTTCTTGGGCCTGGCCACCTTGGCCACGACGGCCCCCAGCAGGAAGGCGTCCAGCAGGCAGCCGGCCACGCACTGCAGCCCCACGGCCAGCACGGCCGCCGGGCACGCCTCGGTCACGCTGCGCGAGCCGTAGCCGATGGAGGTCTGGGTCTCCAGCGAGAGCAGGAAGGCGCCCAGCAGGCCGGTGACCTGGGTGAAGCAGGGCGGGCGCGGGGCGGGCGCGGGGCCCAGGTCGCCGTGCAGGGCGGCCACCAGCCAGAAGGCCAGGCCGAAGAGCAGCCAGGAGAGCACGAAGGCCAGGGAGAAGAGCAGGGCCAGCCAGCGCCAGCGGGCGTCCACGCAGGTGGTGAACAGGTCGCCCAGGTACcgctggctcctctcccccaggttGACGAACTCCACGTTGCAATGCCCGTCCTTCCTCACGAAGCGGCTGCGGCGGGGGGGCcccccgtcctcctcctcctcgtcccaCAGGGGCTCCGGCCCCATGGC is drawn from Eretmochelys imbricata isolate rEreImb1 chromosome 23, rEreImb1.hap1, whole genome shotgun sequence and contains these coding sequences:
- the KCNJ14 gene encoding ATP-sensitive inward rectifier potassium channel 14, producing MGPEPLWDEEEEDGGPPRRSRFVRKDGHCNVEFVNLGERSQRYLGDLFTTCVDARWRWLALLFSLAFVLSWLLFGLAFWLVAALHGDLGPAPAPRPPCFTQVTGLLGAFLLSLETQTSIGYGSRSVTEACPAAVLAVGLQCVAGCLLDAFLLGAVVAKVARPKKRNQTLLFSRCAVVALRDGKLCLMWRVANLRRSHLVEAHVRAQLLQPRVTPEGEFLPLDQQDVDVGFDSGTDRLFLVSPLTVVHRIDDTSPFYGLGPAQLARADFELVAILEGMVEATAMTTQCRTSYLPGELRWGHCFAPVLARCRRGRYRVDFHHFHRTYPVPGTPRCSARELGQQSPGPGPAGPPRASFCYVNELALREQRPEEEEEDGARGGHGATET